Proteins from one Oryza sativa Japonica Group chromosome 12, ASM3414082v1 genomic window:
- the LOC4352123 gene encoding putative leucine aminopeptidase 1: MEGHTAPTLGLTMPNVVDPPQISFAAKDMDLTEWEGDILAVLVTETDVSKATSSSSRFTNAAAALAKLDGELGGLLSEASAEEEFAGRAGQSVALRLPTAPGLHGFKRVCLVGVGNNMPSSAAACRSTGETIAAVAKSAQARSAAVALASPPPGWVQGEDLRLNAAAAVASGVVLGLHEDRRYKSDSKKVHLKQVDLIGFGSGQEMGRKLQYANHVSSAVIFAKELVNSPANVLTPAVLAEEASNIASSYSDVLTATILDEEKCRELKMGSYLAVAAASANPPHFIHLCYKPPGGNVKRKLAIVGKGLTFDSGGYNIKIGAVTTIELMKKDMGGSAALFGAAKALGQIKPPGVEVHFISAACENMISGTGMRPGDIVTASNGKTIEVDNTDAEGRLTLADALVYACKLGVDKIIDLATLTGYCRIALGPSIAGILTPSDELDKEVAAAYEASGEKFWRLPLEESYWEQMKSSVADMLNTGSPLGGAITAGLFLKQFVDEKVKWMHVDMAGPVWNYKKQEATGFGVSTLVEWVLINSS, translated from the exons ATGGAAGGACACACCGCCCCCACTCTCGGCCTCACCATGCCCAACGTCGTCGATCCTCCTCAG ATCAGTTTTGCCGCCAAGGACATGGACCTCACCGAGTGGGAGGGAGACATCCTAGCCGTCCTTGTGACCGAGACCGACGTGTCCAAGGCGACATCATCAAGCTCCAGGTTCACGAACGCCGCCGCAGCGCTGGCGAAGctcgacggcgagctcggcggcctcCTGTCGGAGgcgtcggcggaggaggagtTCGCCGGGAGAGCCGGGCAGTCGGTGGCTCTCCGGCTCCCCACGGCGCCGGGGCTCCACGGTTTCAAGAGGGTGTGCCTCGTCGGCGTTGGCAACAACATGCCGTCCTCAGCTGCGGCTTGCCGGAGCACCGGCGAGACCATCGCGGCGGTCGCCAAGTCCGCGCAGGCTCGCAGCGCCGCCGTTgctctcgcctcgccgccgccgggttggGTTCAGGGAGAGGATCTTAGGCTGAATGCTGCTGCGGCAGTGGCTTCTG GAGTTGTGCTTGGGTTGCACGAGGACAGGAGATACAAGTCTGACTCCAAGAAGGTGCATCTCAAGCAAGTAGATCTTATCGGATTTGGCTCCGGCCAAGAGATGGGCAGGAAACTTCAGTACGCCAACCATGTTTCCTCAGCCGTGATCTTCGCCAAAGAGCTTGTGAACTCACCTGCAAATGTCCTTACCCCTG CTGTTCTCGCGGAGGAGGCATCGAACATTGCTTCTAGTTACAGTGACGTGTTGACGGCGACGATATTAGACGAGGAGAAATGCAGGGAGCTGAAGATGGGTTCGTACTTGGCAGTTGCTGCAGCCTCTGCAAATCCTCCACACTTTATACACTTGTGCTACAAACCCCCTGGAGGAAATGTCAAGAGAAAGCTAGCAATTGTTGGGAAGGGCCTCACATTCGACAG TGGGGGCTACAACATTAAGATTGGAGCAGTCACCACTATTGAGCTGATGAAGAAAGATATGGGTGGCTCTGCAGCATTGTTTGGTGCAGCAAAAGCTTTGGGCCAAATCAAGCCTCCTGGAGTAGAG GTTCATTTTATTTCTGCTGCATGCGAAAATATGATAAGTGGCACAGGCATGAGGCCTGGTGACATTGTGACTGCTTCTAATGGAAAAACTATTGAG GTGGACAACACTGATGCAGAAGGAAGGCTTACACTTGCTGATGCTTTGGTATATGCCTGTAAACTGGGTGTTGACAAG ATTATTGATCTGGCAACACTTACTGGTTACTGCAGAATTGCACTTGGTCCTAGCATTGCTG GGATTTTGACTCCAAGTGATGAACTGGACAAGGAAGTCGCTGCCGCATATGAGGCATCAGGAGAGAAGTTCTGGAGACTGCCACTAGAAGAAAGCTATTGGGAGCAAATGAAGTCTAGCGTTGCTGATATGCTTAACACCGGTAGTCCGCTGGGTGGT